In Lolium rigidum isolate FL_2022 chromosome 3, APGP_CSIRO_Lrig_0.1, whole genome shotgun sequence, the genomic window TTGCCGCCGGATCACTTTCGTGGGTGCCCCTGGAGGCTGGAGTCCGTGGTGTCGCTATACAAAATCTGATGAAGCAGATCGTACCATGGGATTGCATGCCACCGCCTCGGCTTACCTCGTGTACAAGATCGTGCAAAAGCTTGGTGGTAGCGCGGTGAATGACTTGCTACAGATCAGCGAGCACGCTGTGGCCATAGGGTCATCGCTACCAGCAATTCTGAGGGTGGACAGACCTACGGCACCACTGTGGGGGAGTTGTCTAACCATACAATTATGCCATTAGAACTCCCATAACAGCTTGAGCGGCGAAACATGCAAGGACTTTTGGGTGTCGAGAGTGGTCGTCCTCAATGTTGTATTGCGATTCAAATTCATTCTAAAGGGAGGTTAACTTTTGACGAGCGGagtgaggcccgtcgccggtaggcttgggccgaaaCACCTAGAGTTTATCAAATTATAAGTTAACCCACGACATTTGTAAACACTcctccgatatagtgaagttttgctggctagcGCCCATAATTTTTTACCTCTCTTTGTTGgagagggttttccacgttaaactcTTGTGTCGTCCGTATGTGTTGTTGTTTCGTTCTTCATTATTTGCTTATCGCTTTTATAACACTCAACACCGGGATCGACGAGATCTCCGCGCTGGCAATTGGCATGGACGTGGACATGTCACGCTCCAATTTGTTGGCATCATGAGGTAAGCCATGGCATATTAAGCTGCAATAACCGTGGTGCTGTGAATGATAGGAATATGAAGATGGTTGTGCCGGATGACCAGTGCATCTCGATGGTCGGGTCATCTTGAGTACGAGATTATAAGTGATAAGGGGGCAGGTTGGGATATGGTGAAAAACATGAACCAAATATTTGGTGTTTTGCAGCAGTCTCCGCAAGCGGGGACGATAACACAGAGTGGCCTTCATTTTTGGTTGTGCTCTTTGGGCAGCAAGTCTCGATTTTCAAGTGAAAACTCTAAGTCTGACCTTTACTAGTTGTACATGCTAATGATGGATTTCTATTcgctccttgttgaaggcattggctGGACTTCAATCAAACTTTCTTCGGAGTGAAAATCCATGATCTATGATCGTACGAATGATGGTGTACATGGTAATGATGGTGTTTATATatacactgtttccttcttgtaaggattgttcttggagcgtcattTTTTGCAGTCGGGTGTGGCCTTTGGTGGCGGTAGTCCTACTGCAAGTTCGGCTggtattttattttcctttttttctttaatttttctttttattGTGTGCATCATTTATATCTTGAATAGTTCATTATATTGCTGCAGAGGCCGGCTGTAATTCAGATCTTGTTGGTATTAAAATATTTCCTTTACCagaaaaaatattttaatttCCATTACATAATTGGAAAATCTTTGTAAAATTTACCTTGGCTAAACCCAAAAGCATGGTAAAGAAAAGAAGCAGAGGGAATAAATTTTAATAGAAAAATATTTTTGACAGGAGATAGTGGTCTCATATAACTGTAAATTATATTTTTGATAGTGTGCTTCTATTCAAAACCAGCGGGAGTAAAAAAATAAGTGTTTCTCTTACCAATTTAGCATGGTCGATGACATCAGATAACCAAAGACAAATCACTGACTTGTGCACCATATGCAAACCTTTGCAGACAAGTTGATCAGGCGAACTACTTCACAAAGACACACACGATGGCGATATAACACTATGGGATTATGGGAACCAGTCAATGTGTCGACGGCCGCTATGCCGTTTTTAAAACCATTTTTACTCTAATtacacttaatattaggtcaCATTGCACTCGTTGTTAAACTTCCCGGTCAGTCACTCATTTTCACACTGCTCTAGCACTAGCACATTTAACTTCTATGTTCCTTCCGAACGAGATTCCGCGACAGAAATGACACCTTGTTTGATAATAATATCGTATCAATCCTATTAATCCCTATTCCTCGATGTCGCACctctttattttttttgaattccaaaaaatTATTTATGTAAAATTAATAAGtaatattaatcttgaattcaaatggcaacaaaataattttattttgtgtccttttctatttaatatggaataattaatatcttcacatatgtaaattgaaaatatgtctaaatcgatcagaaaaatgagaggaatccaaatatgacatctatatcatattttaaacctaaaaatgattttttcaAAAATCATACGCATTAGATCATGTACCTATAGTTTAAATATGACCGACTCTCTTCCGATTTGTTAGGAATTTTTTTCACGAGGGGTGGACGAAAATATTTAAGATACCCCGGTTGGGAAATTGTGCATGTAAGGTGGtctattattttttaaaaattgggTCATACCATTGTGAAACTTTGATTTGGGGGGTTGCTTTACAAAACACCCCATAGTTGGGACTCGGAAAATGGAAATCTTCCTCCTGTAACTTTGTtcaacatcccaagatgcacatgtgtgtacAATATAGGTACAAACTATGCCACGAATTTAGCGATAACATTGGTTGTTTGGCCTGAAAATCATGAaacatcgaacatgatagcttatTTCTGAGAAGGTTTTTTGAGATTGCAATATTACAATTTTGATATTTTTTCTTTCAACTAtgtacataatatgacaccacgcgaatgTTTTTCATTGTTTGATCAATTTTGACTTTCTAATGCCCGTTTCAAACGATGGTCAAAACGGTGGGTATGAAGATTCTTAGCTCGGGGATGAGCCTCGCTATACTTGCAGTAGATCTATGATGAAATAGAATATCGTGAACGTAAAaatgattttaaaaaaaatcatgagtaTTAGATCGTGTACATGTAGCTCAAATCTGGCTGACTTCCTGCTGACTTGGTAGGAATTTGTCTTTCTCACGAGGTGCGGACGGAAATGTTTCAGATACCCCGGTTAGGAAAGTATGTATGTAAGGTGGTCTATTATTTTTGAAAAACAGGGTGGTACCATTGTGATACTTTCATTTGCTGATTGCTTCACAAAACGCCGCGTTTTTGGGATTTTGGAAATGGAAAATAGCTTTTTTGTGCGCTGAAAATGAAAGCTTCCTCTAGCAGCATTGTTcgccatcccaagatgcacatgtgtacacaatatgggcacattatcacaaaatgTGCGATGATTCTAGCCATAACATTGGTTGATCggcgtgaaagccatgaaacatcGTACATGATAACTCATTTTTAATAACGTTTTTGAGATATTTGCAATAGTCCAAGTTTGATgtttttccaagatagatcttattttgctgaaattttgatatattatatatttttcagaattataatgatttagttatgatttttctaagattaatgtggtaaaatgaaAAATAGCTATGCTGACGAGAGGTCCGGCGTTGTTACCTGGCCATCACGGCGGAAAGGCTATGCCGACGGTCCTTTACTAACGGTTGCCATCGGCACAGGGTTTGTGCCGACGGCTTGCCTGCTGGCATGGAAGAAATAGGCCCTGTGTTCCGTGTTTTCTGTAGTGTAACATTCAAATTAAAACTGCTTTAATTATATGAGCTGTTGAGTTACCGGCAGCTCCGCGTTTATTGAATAACTCACATAGTCTCGATTCAGTTTAATCCAACTCAGAGTGTAACCTTTTCTTCTTGTTACAAAGTATTTAAACGAGATAACGCACGCACCTATATTTAACGTTCTGTTGGCCTATGTCTTCCACTGGATCGATCTTGTACGTCCAGCCGGCCGGGGATTGCAGTTTCACACAAGATTCAGGAAAATGCGCTTCCTGCTCTGCCTCttcgcggccgtggtcgccggAGCCACAACCGTGTTCATCTCAAGTACGTCTCCATCGATTACTAAGCTCATTACATCTAGCTGATATCTAAAGTAGATTCTCGCCTGATTTAACTGAAAGTGCACTGTACATTTCTACAAAGGCGTCGGCGCAGATGTTGCGGTCCTCCTAGCGCACGACATTCCCGCCGCCACCGGCCGGAGCCGGACGCTGCTGCAGGACGGCAGGAAAGCGTGCCCGGTGAACCTGGCGGCGGCCAACTATACGGTGCTGACCAGCCGGTGCCGGTGGCCTCCATTCGACCCGCTGCCGTGCTGCGCGGCGTTCAAGGACCTGGCGTGCCCGTACACCGACTACATCAACGACGTCAACGGCAACGACTGCGCCATTACCCTGTTCCGTTACATCCGTCTCCATGGAGGCTACCCGCCGGGCGTCTTCTATGAGAACTGCAAGGAAGGGCCGAAGGGGCTCAAGTGCCCCGATGATCAGGGCACCCTGTAGCTTAGGCCGCCATAGTCCTGGCATGGCCTTGTCATGGGTCGTGAATATGTTACACAAGTCCTAAAGATATCAGACATTTATGAATGTGTACTTTTACAGATCCGTGCACTTTAAGCAATCCCGTTGACAGTAACTACTTTGTTTATTCTTTGTTACTCTGCATTCTGGGTTTAGTTTAACGGGAGCATCCCCCGGGATCAAATCCGGATCTGCCGAGTCGCAAGCCGTTGGGTCGAAGGAATTTCAGCTGTTCGATTAAGTCGTTTACCTTCCTCTCCTGCATTTGCTACTATAAATCACGAATGTAGAAAAATAAATCATGATTGCAGCCAAAAAGGGTTCATCCATGAAACAACTTTAAAACACGGGCCTCGCCAAAAATCTCGCACGAGAGCCCGTAGTAAAAAACTTGGTCCTATTGTAGCACAAACCGACCTCATCGGATACATCGCTAGAGAAAAACAAGTGTGCTTTTATTGCAAAACCTATTCACATCACCGGATACTTCGTGGCAGCAACAATTTTTGCACCACCATAGCAAAAAACACAGAAAAATCGTAGCAAAGCTGACCTAGTCAGAAATATCATCATAGACCTCATATCAAAAAAAATTTATACTACTATAGTATTGCTCCCGCAATTTTTTTGCACTGGGTCAGAATAGTATTGTAGCATACTAGAATTTCAAAAACACTGCTGTAGCACAATAAATATGATTGTGTAGGAAAACAAATATGAATGTGTAGCAAAACAAGCCCCAGATCCGCCCCATGGTAGCATCTCAGTTGGCCTATGGTATCACCCGCCATATCCTTTGGCAACAATACCTTTTGGAAGCACCCATCATAGCCGTATTGTAGCATACTAGCATTTCAAAAACACCATTGCAGCACAATAAATATGATTGTATAGGAAAACAAATATGAATGTGTAGCAAAACAAGCCCCAGATCCACCCCATGGTAACATCTCAGTTGGCCTATGCCCGTATCACCCGCCATATCCTTTGGCAACAATACCTGTTGGAAGCACCCATCATAGCCGGAGGCAGCAAGACCACGATACTGAACGCTCGCAAACAACGCTAACGAGGAGAAAGTCCAGCCGGGTGGTACTCACCACTTGCAGCACCGCCCGGCTGCAAGTGGTTTTTCTTTcgtatatttggtcaaagtttggcAATTTGGCTAAACCTAGAACACATACCCTCAGAAATAGTATACTTTACCACTTACCAGGCTTCTCAACTGGCATTTTGTAACACTGCCAAAGCGTGCCACAATCGCCACTACTTTCCTCTACACGCAATCCCAACACTGATGATGCCTCCAATACAAGTTTTGTTGAGAACCGGAAGTAGATTACGTGTCTCTTCCTCTCTATGTACTGGGGAGTGAATTGAGGTGTATAAAATGTATACTCTCTCCAGTCCGAAAGAAGATGTCACAAGTTTATCTAAATTCAAGTCTATATCTATGTATAATGaattgtgtctagatacatccgaattacgTCCCTTTTTGGTAACGGATGGAGTATTTCATTCACAAGCCCAACTGGCAGCACACGAATCGTATCGACTTCATAATAGAATTTGAACTCAAGTTGTTTGTCCAAAATAAAATGTATTGATGCCAAACGGGACATATATTGTAAAGTTGTGATAATAACAATAATTGATGATATTACAATGAAGGAGTACAATGGTTTATATAGGAGAAGGGAGGAGAGGAGGTGCAGCGCACGGCCTAAGCCCTAACTTGATATGCAAGTAAATATAGTCTAACATCCCCCCGCAGTCTCAACCGTGGGCTCGACAACGTTGAGACTGAAACGAATCTCTGTAAATGGTGTAGTAGCAAGTCCTTTGGTAAAAATATCTGCAAACTGAGCCGTAGAAGGCACATGAAGAACACGCACTTCTCCCAAAGCGACCTTCTCGCGAACAAAATGGATGTCAATCTCGATATGCTTTGTCCGCCGATGCTGAACTGGGTTTCCAGACATATAAACAGCTGAAATATTATCACAATATACCACTGTGGCCTGACCAATGGGTCGATGTAACTCAACAAGTAACTGGCGCAACCAAATTGTTTCAGCAACTGCATGAGCAACAGCACGGTACTCAGCCTCAGCTGACGAGCGAGAAACCGTAAGCTGACGCTTCGAAGACCAAGAAATTAAATTGTTGCCAAGAAAAACACAGAATCCTGAAGTGGATCGACGAGTGTCTGGACAACCAGCCCAGTCTGCATCGGAATATGCTGTCAATGATGTGGGTGATGAAGTGTTGATATGCAAACTATGATCTAATGTACCTTTGAGATATCTAAGTATGCGTTTGACATGGTTAAAATGCGGGACTCTTGGATCATGCATGTAAAGACAAGCTTGCTGGACAGCATATGATATTTCTGGACGTGTAATAGTGAGATACTGAAGAGCTCCAGTTAAGCTACGGTAGAGAGTAGGATCAGGAAAAATATCACCATCCgaggaaattttagaagaagtatcTACGGGTGTACGGGATGGTTGACAATCTAACATTCCAGCCCGAGTTAGGAGATCAACAGAGTACTGACGTTGAGAGAGAAAAAGACCAGAAGAATCACGTGTGACTGCTATACCTAAGAAGT contains:
- the LOC124694322 gene encoding GPI-anchored protein LLG1-like, whose product is MRFLLCLFAAVVAGATTVFISSVGADVAVLLAHDIPAATGRSRTLLQDGRKACPVNLAAANYTVLTSRCRWPPFDPLPCCAAFKDLACPYTDYINDVNGNDCAITLFRYIRLHGGYPPGVFYENCKEGPKGLKCPDDQGTL